The DNA segment GCCGCGAGTAGCCCTTGATGTCGGAGAAGAGGATCGCGGCGAGAGAACGCTGCTCTGCAACTCTGGTCGGATCGTTGTTGGTCACTGGAATACTCGGCGGGGAGAGCGCCGTTGGGCTGCCAGCTATCAGCTATCAGCTATCCGCTGTCAGCAACCAGGTATCGGGCGAGGAGGGAGCGCCCCAGGGCGAGTCAGCAACGGCCAGGCTCACAGCTCGAAGCTCATAGCTCGAAGCCCGCTGTCCACCGCCTCCCGGCGCCTGGTCGGCGGCGCGGCGGGCGGCGTATGTCGCAGCGCGTCGCAGTCGAGGGACGGTGGGCGACGCATCCCCTTGAATTTGCAGCTTTGCCAGGTCCCCTGGTGAGGCCCCGAGGTCCCCATTCTGCGGAAGACTGGGCCCTCGCCGCCAACCATGCCGGCGGCGTGGGCATCACCCTCCGGAGCTGGGCAAACCGACCAGCAGGTCGTGGGTCGCGAAACTGCCCGCCGGGGCGAGGAGCGCGTCGATCACCGAGGCCAGACCCGCTCGAAGACGAGCGCCTCGAGGGGCAGCCGCTTGCGCGGTGCCCGCTCGCGCTCGGCGAGCTCGGGTGACAGCCGATCGACGTCCCCCGGGATGCCGATGGCCAGCACCACGACCGGCGCGTGTCCCTCGGGGATCCCCAGGGCCTCGCGGAGGGCCTCGCCGTCGAAGCCCCCCATCTGATGCACCGCCAGGCCCCGGTGGGTGGCCTCCAGGGTCAGCTGGGCCACGGCGGCCCCTGCGTCGTACCAGGCGTGGGCGTTCTTCTTCCCGTTGCGGCGGAAGG comes from the Deltaproteobacteria bacterium genome and includes:
- a CDS encoding nitroreductase family protein, encoding MQKPAPTDHPIHPLLTERWSPRAFEARPLPREDLDALLEAARWAASSMNEQPWRFVVAGREDEAAFERIAACLSAGNQPWARNAGALVAVVVAETFRRNGKKNAHAWYDAGAAVAQLTLEATHRGLAVHQMGGFDGEALREALGIPEGHAPVVVLAIGIPGDVDRLSPELAERERAPRKRLPLEALVFERVWPR